The following proteins are co-located in the Eleginops maclovinus isolate JMC-PN-2008 ecotype Puerto Natales chromosome 23, JC_Emac_rtc_rv5, whole genome shotgun sequence genome:
- the LOC134860378 gene encoding zinc finger CCHC domain-containing protein 7-like isoform X2 translates to MDYCKGKGDNDGEGHSKEDFFIIEDSNSSDGEQEIKISRQKPHSSCKQVARISRESSPPLILFNITSGRTLKPSNLSPASRLYLQEEEEEEEEDSDKPVEEWMILGGEEQVGDSSIHLNLSYYNSPQDDSGDEDQTVKSVNDTWAVSQKDKCGADQSVTSRYFGAGRSLTCNICNRTGHLAKSCYYHRKCPTCILCGIQGHTQRDCPGSPCSSCGLPSHGLRRCERPPLWNQHCQRCGMSGHLSDIRLELPVRPWTVHTFKHKKCPAFCYNCSKKGHYGYECAKRRMISGTFPSLPYVCHYDTMKDVLQLHTRKQKRAKGLLSAGPLPLLDQRHLSEATGESSEENQLVQGRRRVRQDACSRASGSKKWPERRRERREVKRLRREAQIRREGGLLVRPGRNFDQEVCPANPFGAALHSHKLSKPSPQKKRKDEEGGRSKKSREAERWKKRGGIKRGDLYPHGDADIGTENLLSPKQRVRHRRR, encoded by the exons ATGGACTATTGCAAGGGAAAAGGAGATAATGATGGTGAGGGGCACAGCAAAGAAGACTTTTTCATTATTGAGGACTCCAATAGTTCAGATGGAGAACAAGAAATCAAGATCAGTCGCCAGAAACCACACAGCAGCTGTAAACAAGTTGCACGGATCAGCAGGGAGAGCTCTCCCCCCCTCATCCTATTCAACATCACCTCTGGACGGACCCTCAAGCCCAGCAACCTGAGTCCTGCTTCCAGATTATATttacaggaagaggaggaggaggaggaggaggacagtgaCAAGCCCGTCGAAGAGTGGATGATCCTGGGAGGAGAAGAGCAGGTGGGAGACTCAAGCATCCATCTCAACCTGAGCTACTACAACAGCCCTCAGGATGACTCTGGAGATGAAG ATCAGACTGTGAAATCAGTGAATGATACTTGGGCTGTATCACAGAAAGACAAG TGTGGGGCTGATCAGTCTGTGACCAGCCGATATTTTGGAGCTGGTCGTTCTCTGACCTGTAACATCTGCAACAGGACAGGACACCTTGCCAAAAGCTGCTACTACCACAGG AAGTGTCCCACCTGTATCCTTTGTGGGATCCAGGGCCACACCCAGAGGGACTGTCCTGGCAGCCCCTGCTCCAGCTGTGGACTGCCTTCACATGGCCTCAGGCGCTGTGAAAGGCCCCCGCTGTGGAACCAGCACTGCCAGCGCTGTGGGATGTCGGGTCACCTCTCTGAT ATCCGGTTAGAGCTTCCTGTCAGGCCATGGACAGTTCACACCTTCAAACATAAGAAATGCCCTGCTTTTTGTTACAACTGCTCCAAGAAGGGACATTATGGCTAT GAATGTGCTAAAAGGAGGATGATCAGTGGGACTTTTCCTTCACTGCCCTATGTTTGCCACTATGACACCATGAAGGATGTCCTCCAACTTCATACCAGGAAGCAGAAAAGAGCCAAAG GACTTTTGAGCGCTGGACCCCTGCCGCTTTTAGACCAGCGGCACTTGTCTGAAGCAACAGGCGAGAGCAGTGAGGAGAATCAGCTGGTCCAAGGGAGACGCAGGGTGAGGCAGGATGCATGTAGCCGGGCTAGCGGGAGTAAGAAGTGGCCAGAGAGGCGCAGAGAGAGACGGGAGGTGAAGAGGCTCAGGAGAGAGGCTCAAATCAGACGAGAAGGAGGACTGCTGGTAAGACCTGGGAGGAACTTTGACCAAGAAGTTTGCCCTGCAAACCCTTTCGGGGCTGCACTCCACAGTCACAAGCTGTCTAAACCCTCTCCgcaaaaaaagaggaaggatgaggaaggaggaagaagcaagaagagcagagaggcagagaggtggaagaagagaggagggatAAAACGTGGGGATTTATATCCTCATGGCGACGCAGATATTGGTACTGAAAACCTTCTTTCTCCAAAACAAAGAGTACGCCACAGACGAAGATAG
- the LOC134860378 gene encoding zinc finger CCHC domain-containing protein 7-like isoform X1, giving the protein MDYCKGKGDNDGEGHSKEDFFIIEDSNSSDGEQEIKISRQKPHSSCKQVARISRESSPPLILFNITSGRTLKPSNLSPASRLYLQEEEEEEEEDSDKPVEEWMILGGEEQVGDSSIHLNLSYYNSPQDDSGDEDQTVKSVNDTWAVSQKDKCGADQSVTSRYFGAGRSLTCNICNRTGHLAKSCYYHRKCPTCILCGIQGHTQRDCPGSPCSSCGLPSHGLRRCERPPLWNQHCQRCGMSGHLSDVCPDTWRQNHLTIRLELPVRPWTVHTFKHKKCPAFCYNCSKKGHYGYECAKRRMISGTFPSLPYVCHYDTMKDVLQLHTRKQKRAKGLLSAGPLPLLDQRHLSEATGESSEENQLVQGRRRVRQDACSRASGSKKWPERRRERREVKRLRREAQIRREGGLLVRPGRNFDQEVCPANPFGAALHSHKLSKPSPQKKRKDEEGGRSKKSREAERWKKRGGIKRGDLYPHGDADIGTENLLSPKQRVRHRRR; this is encoded by the exons ATGGACTATTGCAAGGGAAAAGGAGATAATGATGGTGAGGGGCACAGCAAAGAAGACTTTTTCATTATTGAGGACTCCAATAGTTCAGATGGAGAACAAGAAATCAAGATCAGTCGCCAGAAACCACACAGCAGCTGTAAACAAGTTGCACGGATCAGCAGGGAGAGCTCTCCCCCCCTCATCCTATTCAACATCACCTCTGGACGGACCCTCAAGCCCAGCAACCTGAGTCCTGCTTCCAGATTATATttacaggaagaggaggaggaggaggaggaggacagtgaCAAGCCCGTCGAAGAGTGGATGATCCTGGGAGGAGAAGAGCAGGTGGGAGACTCAAGCATCCATCTCAACCTGAGCTACTACAACAGCCCTCAGGATGACTCTGGAGATGAAG ATCAGACTGTGAAATCAGTGAATGATACTTGGGCTGTATCACAGAAAGACAAG TGTGGGGCTGATCAGTCTGTGACCAGCCGATATTTTGGAGCTGGTCGTTCTCTGACCTGTAACATCTGCAACAGGACAGGACACCTTGCCAAAAGCTGCTACTACCACAGG AAGTGTCCCACCTGTATCCTTTGTGGGATCCAGGGCCACACCCAGAGGGACTGTCCTGGCAGCCCCTGCTCCAGCTGTGGACTGCCTTCACATGGCCTCAGGCGCTGTGAAAGGCCCCCGCTGTGGAACCAGCACTGCCAGCGCTGTGGGATGTCGGGTCACCTCTCTGAT GTCTGCCCCGATACATGGAGACAAAACCACCTGACA ATCCGGTTAGAGCTTCCTGTCAGGCCATGGACAGTTCACACCTTCAAACATAAGAAATGCCCTGCTTTTTGTTACAACTGCTCCAAGAAGGGACATTATGGCTAT GAATGTGCTAAAAGGAGGATGATCAGTGGGACTTTTCCTTCACTGCCCTATGTTTGCCACTATGACACCATGAAGGATGTCCTCCAACTTCATACCAGGAAGCAGAAAAGAGCCAAAG GACTTTTGAGCGCTGGACCCCTGCCGCTTTTAGACCAGCGGCACTTGTCTGAAGCAACAGGCGAGAGCAGTGAGGAGAATCAGCTGGTCCAAGGGAGACGCAGGGTGAGGCAGGATGCATGTAGCCGGGCTAGCGGGAGTAAGAAGTGGCCAGAGAGGCGCAGAGAGAGACGGGAGGTGAAGAGGCTCAGGAGAGAGGCTCAAATCAGACGAGAAGGAGGACTGCTGGTAAGACCTGGGAGGAACTTTGACCAAGAAGTTTGCCCTGCAAACCCTTTCGGGGCTGCACTCCACAGTCACAAGCTGTCTAAACCCTCTCCgcaaaaaaagaggaaggatgaggaaggaggaagaagcaagaagagcagagaggcagagaggtggaagaagagaggagggatAAAACGTGGGGATTTATATCCTCATGGCGACGCAGATATTGGTACTGAAAACCTTCTTTCTCCAAAACAAAGAGTACGCCACAGACGAAGATAG